Proteins encoded by one window of Salvia splendens isolate huo1 chromosome 7, SspV2, whole genome shotgun sequence:
- the LOC121742323 gene encoding protein E6-like has product MASPAMKLSLFLLLSLFSSLHTHARESQFFNKIPSSTTTNNVAVPATTNTQVPTNQQDPTFLPDNDNSYGLYGHESGQNPPSTTTAEEFKQPPNKYLPENYNPVAYVTQPESDLNDTPASFTQERTFSTNPNNNYYNADQNKNSLYNGEQNSFYNQQQQEETEFKSYRNPASNNNGNGNLYNGGSSFNRQPQGQDSAFQPQGMSDTRVMENGKYYYDTNSESYSSNHPYETLRGARPQNEFNNRNFYGNNAYEFNQDQFQDDDNMP; this is encoded by the coding sequence ATGGCTTCCCCTGCCATGAAACTctccctcttcctcctcctctccctctTCTCCTCTCTCCATACTCATGCAAGAGAAAGCCAATTCTTCAACAAAATCCCTagctccaccaccaccaacaaCGTTGCTGTCCCAGCCACAACCAACACACAAGTTCCCACCAATCAACAAGACCCCACTTTCCTCCCCGACAACGACAACAGCTACGGCCTCTACGGCCACGAATCCGGCCAAAACCCCCCTTCCACCACAACCGCCGAAGAATTCAAACAACCCCCAAACAAATACCTCCCCGAAAACTACAACCCCGTCGCCTACGTCACCCAGCCCGAATCCGACCTCAACGATACCCCCGCCTCCTTTACCCAAGAACGCACCTTCTCCACCAACCCCAACAACAATTATTACAACGCCGACCAGAATAAGAATTCCTTGTACAACGGCGAGCAGAACTCCTTCTACAACCAGCAGCAGCAAGAGGAGACCGAGTTCAAAAGCTACCGCAACCCGGCCTCCAACAACAACGGCAACGGAAACTTGTATAACGGAGGAAGCAGTTTCAATAGGCAGCCGCAGGGGCAGGACAGCGCCTTCCAGCCGCAAGGGATGAGCGACACGCGTGTCATGGAAAACGGGAAGTATTACTACGACACTAACTCAGAGAGTTACAGCAGCAATCACCCTTATGAAACCTTGCGAGGAGCTCGCCCGCAGAATGAGTTCAACAACAGAAATTTCTATGGAAACAATGCGTATGAATTCAACCAAGATCAGTTCCAGGATGATGACAACATGCCTTGA